One Phalacrocorax aristotelis chromosome Z, bGulAri2.1, whole genome shotgun sequence DNA window includes the following coding sequences:
- the LOC142050520 gene encoding uncharacterized protein LOC142050520 → MGDKLPPPPGWFRRRRRKSPRLLPPSAPAQPQQRGGRQCSARRRRPAASLRPLAVRGVEPARNSTAAVRDDPQRAHRRRRQPPVIVAVSPPPGGRAGEGGPRRYRPGPCGLSPPRAGAARRARSHPRPASPSLCDPLGTGASAPFAFAVCDASAPARAPSRAQCGGTVLPAGAAAGGAGQGGDRLDGRAIAGAAFGAGGARTLRSGGPGDGGAAPPDRDGCGRGQRRFLRRRRAVRGIRTEPALTARVPQTRERPQLGRRQRGTVHTGRPWCGGKPRLTVPCCVWERFPQITPLPALPPCATLFSPSCNLVEVFT, encoded by the exons ATGGGCGAC AAGCTACCTCCGCCGCCCGGCTGGTtccggaggaggaggaggaagtctCCCCGCCTGCTTCCTCCCTCCGCCCCGGCCCAGCCCCAGCAACGCGGCGGCCGGCAGTGTTCAGCGCGCCGCCGGCGGCCCGCCGCCTCCCTAAGGCCGCTCGCTGTCCGCGGGGTCGAGCCCGCTCGCAACAGCACTGCCGCAGTGCGCGACGACCCGCAGAGAGCACACCGGCGCCGCAGGCAGCCGCCCGTTATTGTGGCGGTGTCCCCGCCGCCCGGTGGccgggcaggggagggaggcccGCGGCGGTACCGGCCGGGCCCCTGCGGCCTCAGCCCGCCCCGAGCAGGCGCTGCGCGCAGGGCCCGAAGCCATCCTCGCCCTGCCTCGCCTTCCCTCTGCGATCCGCTGGGCACGGGCGCTTCCGCGCCCTTCGCCTTTGCGGTGTGTGACGCCTCCGCCCCCGCGCGAGCCCCGTCCCGCGCCCAGTGCGGCGGCACGGTGCTCCCcgcgggggcggccgccgggGGAGCGGGCCAGGGCGGCGATCGACTGGACGGCCGGGCGATTGCTGGGGCTGCGTTCGGAGCCGGTGGAGCGCGGACACTGCGCAGCGGCGGCCCAGGAGATGGCGGCGCCGCACCGCCCGACCGGGACGGCTGCGGGCGCGGGCAGCGGCGCTTTCTCCGCCGTCGCCGGGCGGTGAGGGGTATCCGGACGGAGCCGGCCCTTACGGCACGTGTCCCGCAGACCAGGGAGCGCCCTCAGCTTGGAAGGCGTCAGAGGGGCACGGTTCATACAGGTCGCCCCTGGTGCGGGGGCAAGCCGCGTCTGACGGTGCCCTGCTGTGTGTGGGAAAGGTTTCCGCAAATCACGCCTTTGCCAGCGTTACCCCCCTGTGCCacccttttctctccttcatgTAATTTGGTTGAGGTTTTCACCTAG